In Candidatus Cloacimonadota bacterium, the DNA window ACATAAATAATGATGATCAACTCTCTCTGATCTCCCTCAATTTACAGCAAACAGGGATGCCGATAATTTATAAAGACATCGACAACAACATTGTTTCCAGCCAGAAATACAGCCTTCTTTTTGCAATCGGTCTTGTCTTGATTTTATTGGCAATTCAATTCAAATCATTTATCGGTGGTTTGATTTCCATTTTGCCGATAATACTGACTGTTCTTTTCAATTTTGCAATTATGTGGATTTTCAAAATTCCTTTAGATGCTGCAACCGTAATGATCGGAAGTGTTGCAGTGGGAATCGGAATTGATTATACGATTCATTTCAATAATCGCTTTCATTTTGAGATCAGCAATAAAAACAGCGTAGAAAATGCTCTTGAAACCACACTGCAAACAACCGGAAGGGCTATCATAATAAATGCTTTATCCGTAATGCTGGGTTTCCTCACACTATTATTGGGAAGCATTGTTCCGATGCAGAGATTCGGCTGGCTGATCGCTCTGACAATGGTGATAAGTGCCACTGCTTCGATCACATTCCTGCCTTCACTTCTTCTGATCACACACGCATCTTTCATTGGAGATTTGAAAAATGTAGCGTTGAAACAAGCAATAAATATCAAAGCAAATATAAAACATAAAGTGAATAATTTCACAGAAAAAAAATGAGGAAATAATTATGGAATGGAAAAATGAATTAATGAAACACTTTAAAAAGAAAAAAGTGGGTTTGGTTCTCGGCAGTGGTGGCGCAAAAGGATTATCTCATATCGGAGTGATAAAATTTTTAGAAGAAATGGATGTAAAAATTGATTTTATTACCGGCTCGAGTATCGGAGCCTTGATCGGAGGTGCTTACGCCATCGGATTAAGTATCAAAGAAATTGAAGATACTGCTCTAAAAACCGATCTCACATCCACAGCAAAGCTCTTCTCTCCAGGATTTGGAAAATCAGGTTTGGTTACAGGTTCAAAAGTTCAGGATTTTTTAACCTCGATATTGGGTAACAAAAACATCGAAGATTTGAAAATTCCCTTCACAGCAATAGCAACCGATATAATCACAGGAGAGGAAATCCGATTTAATAAAGGCAATCTCGTAGAAGCGATTCGTGCCAGTATTTCAATTCCAATTGTTTTTCAACCGGTAATCCGAAACAATATTGTTCTTGTTGACGGTGGTCTGGTCAATCCTGTTCCGATCAATGTTGCTCGCGAAATGGGAGCGGACTTCATTATTGCAGTTAATATTTTGTCATCAAAAAATAAGCCTGAATCGAAACCTGACAAAAAATCCAATAATAAAATAAATTTGGAGAAACCTCTCGAAATCATTCCCGTACTGCAAAGAAAACTAGAAGATTTGA includes these proteins:
- a CDS encoding patatin → MEWKNELMKHFKKKKVGLVLGSGGAKGLSHIGVIKFLEEMDVKIDFITGSSIGALIGGAYAIGLSIKEIEDTALKTDLTSTAKLFSPGFGKSGLVTGSKVQDFLTSILGNKNIEDLKIPFTAIATDIITGEEIRFNKGNLVEAIRASISIPIVFQPVIRNNIVLVDGGLVNPVPINVAREMGADFIIAVNILSSKNKPESKPDKKSNNKINLEKPLEIIPVLQRKLEDLIIENKCITNFRKQKEKEDLPGMKKILNRSVQIIQERLIKLSVELYKPDVLIEPEVGNINIFDFYKAEEIIEKGYKSAKEVLKEK